In Primulina huaijiensis isolate GDHJ02 chromosome 4, ASM1229523v2, whole genome shotgun sequence, a genomic segment contains:
- the LOC140975220 gene encoding aldehyde oxidase GLOX-like encodes MKIPTLILSQLLLFLLIPPPFHRNILAHAAAGEWDLLLSDIGISAMHMQLLHTDRVVIFDRTDFGSSNISLPDGRCRDDLNDTALQHDCTAHSVEYDVAANSVRALMVLTDVWCSSAAVMADGTLIQTGGFNDGDHVVRVYKPCADSSCDWEEITNGLAQRRWYATNHILPDGREIIIGGRRQFNYEFYPKKPSERSYNLPFLVQTNDPRIENNLYPFVFLNVDGDLFIFANNRSILFDYVKGLVLKSYPAIPGGDPRSYPSSGSAVLLPLKNNSAAEVLVCGGAPKGAFISANNGNFTGALNTCGRIRINDPNPQWVMETMPMGRVMGDMVLLPNGNVLIINGAASGTAGWELGRNPVLTPVIYRPDGPIESRFEVQNPSTTPRMYHSTAVLLRDGRVLVGGSNPHTYYNFTGVLFPTDLSLETFSPSYLDSNTVTLRPKIILPVSQSKVGYTQQLDIQFSIPQGIVNGAPIMVTMVAPPFTTHSFSMNQRLLVLGGGDVSALGNSTFRTRVVTPYSSNLAPAGYYLLFVVHGDIPGEGIWIQIK; translated from the coding sequence ATGAAAATCCCAACTCTTATACTCTCCCAGCTCCTGCTCTTCCTCCTTATTCCGCCACCTTTTCACCGGAATATTCTCGCCCACGCCGCTGCCGGAGAATGGGACCTACTCCTCTCCGACATCGGCATATCCGCCATGCACATGCAGCTCCTCCACACCGATCGAGTAGTCATCTTTGACAGAACCGACTTCGGCAGCTCCAACATCTCCCTCCCCGACGGAAGATGCCGCGACGACCTAAACGACACCGCGTTGCAGCACGACTGCACCGCGCACTCGGTCGAATACGACGTGGCCGCCAACTCCGTCCGCGCCCTCATGGTTCTCACCGACGTGTGGTGCTCCTCCGCAGCGGTTATGGCGGACGGGACTTTGATACAGACCGGCGGATTCAACGACGGGGATCACGTTGTTAGAGTTTACAAACCTTGTGCTGATAGTTCTTGCGACTGGGAAGAGATCACAAATGGGCTTGCGCAGAGAAGATGGTATGCTACGAATCATATCTTGCCGGACGGCAGGGAGATCATCATCGGCGGCCGGAGGCAGTTCAATTACGAATTCTACCCGAAAAAGCCTTCTGAAAGGTCATATAATCTACCTTTTCTCGTACAGACAAATGATCCGAGGATTGAGAACAATCTATATCCATTTGTTTTCCTGAATGTGGACGGGGATTTGTTCATTTTCGCGAACAATCGATCTATATTATTCGATTATGTAAAAGGGCTCGTCTTGAAAAGCTACCCGGCGATTCCGGGAGGCGATCCGAGGAGCTATCCGAGTTCGGGTTCCGCCGTCTTGCTGCCATTGAAGAACAACTCTGCAGCTGAAGTTCTTGTTTGTGGCGGCGCTCCGAAGGGAGCTTTCATCAGTGCAAATAATGGTAATTTTACCGGGGCGCTTAACACATGTGGGAGGATCCGAATAAATGACCCGAATCCTCAATGGGTCATGGAGACCATGCCAATGGGTCGGGTCATGGGAGATATGGTTTTGTTACCCAATGGTAATGTCTTGATAATAAACGGGGCGGCTTCAGGTACCGCCGGATGGGAATTGGGTCGAAACCCGGTTCTAACCCCAGTTATTTATAGGCCCGATGGCCCAATCGAGTCGAGATTCGAGGTGCAAAACCCGAGCACCACCCCTCGGATGTATCACTCAACCGCAGTCTTACTACGTGACGGTCGGGTACTTGTCGGTGGCAGCAATCCTCATACGTATTATAATTTCACCGGAGTACTATTTCCGACCGATTTATCTTTAGAAACATTTTCTCCATCGTATTTGGACTCGAATACAGTTACCTTACGACCCAAGATAATTTTACCCGTCTCGCAATCCAAAGTCGGGTACACGCAACAATTGGATATCCAATTCTCCATTCCGCAAGGCATAGTAAACGGAGCTCCGATCATGGTAACCATGGTGGCTCCACCATTCACTACTCATTCATTTTCAATGAACCAAAGGCTATTGGTTCTTGGTGGTGGAGATGTCTCCGCATTAGGAAACTCTACGTTTCGGACTCGGGTCGTGACACCATATTCGAGTAATCTCGCCCCAGCCGGATATTATCTTTTATTCGTGGTTCATGGAGATATTCCCGGTGAAGGGATTTGGATCCAAATAAAGTGA
- the LOC140975224 gene encoding LOW QUALITY PROTEIN: aldehyde oxidase GLOX1-like (The sequence of the model RefSeq protein was modified relative to this genomic sequence to represent the inferred CDS: substituted 1 base at 1 genomic stop codon), whose product MHMQLLHTDRVVIYDRSDFGPSNITLPSGKCLKHSNGTASWPDCTAHSVEYDVATNSIRPLTVLTDVWCSSGAVMADGTLVQTGGFRSGNRVVRIYRPCSDHSCDWDEISEGLTQRRWYATNQILPDGRVIIIGGRTQFNYEFYPKKPSEKSFFLPFLVQTNDPKIENNLYPFVFLNVDGNLFIFANNRAILFDYVRGVVVRSXPTIPGGNPRNYPSTGSAALLPLTNNVAANVLVCGGAPKGAYINAKKGIFTGALNTCGRIQINDLNPGWVMETMPMGRVMGDMVLLPNGNVLIINGAASGTAGWELGRDPVLNPVIYRPNNQVGSRFEVQNPSTVPRMYHSSALLLRDGRVLVGGSNPHKYSKFENILYPTDLSLEAFSPSYLDSNSANLRPKIISPDSHSEIGYRQLLDIPFSIPGGIVNGSRIVATMVAPSFATHSFSMSQRLLVLRGKVVTIVGNSMFRIRVATPVSVHLAPTGYYLLFVVHGDIPSEGVWIHIK is encoded by the coding sequence ATGCACATGCAACTCCTCCACACCGATCGAGTCGTCATCTACGACCGAAGCGATTTCGGCCCTTCCAACATCACCTTACCCAGCGGAAAATGTCTCAAACACTCGAACGGCACCGCGTCGTGGCCGGACTGCACAGCACACTCGGTTGAGTACGACGTGGCTACCAACTCCATCCGCCCCCTCACGGTCCTCACCGATGTTTGGTGCTCGTCGGGAGCAGTCATGGCAGATGGGACTCTTGTCCAGACTGGCGGGTTCAGGTCTGGCAATCGCGTCGTTAGGATTTATAGACCCTGCAGCGACCATTCTTGCGACTGGGACGAGATTTCGGAAGGGCTGACGCAGAGAAGGTGGTATGCTACGAATCAAATCTTGCCGGACGGCAGGGTGATCATCATTGGCGGCCGCACGCAGTTTAACTATGAGTTCTACCCCAAGAAACCTTCAGAGAAGtcattttttttaccttttctcGTACAGACGAATGATCCGAAGATTGAGAATAATTTGTACCCGTTTGTTTTCCTTAATGTTGACGGAAACTTGTTCATTTTTGCGAATAATCGAGCAATACTATTTGATTACGTAAGAGGGGTCGTCGTAAGAAGCTAGCCGACGATTCCGGGCGGTAATCCGAGGAACTATCCGAGCACGGGTTCTGCTGCCTTGTTGCCATTGACGAACAATGTTGCAGCTAACGTTTTGGTATGTGGTGGCGCTCCAAAAGGAGCTTATATCAATGCCAAAAAGGGTATTTTCACCGGGGCGCTTAACACGTGTGGGAGGATCCAAATAAACGACCTGAATCCTGGATGGGTCATGGAGACCATGCCAATGGGTCGGGTCATGGGGGATATGGTTTTGTTACCCAATGGTAACGTCTTGATCATAAACGGAGCGGCTTCCGGTACCGCTGGGTGGGAATTGGGTCGAGATCCGGTTCTAAACCCAGTCATTTATAGGCCCAATAATCAAGTCGGGTCGAGATTCGAGGTGCAAAACCCGAGCACCGTCCCTCGGATGTATCACTCATCCGCTCTATTGTTACGTGATGGTCGGGTACTTGTTGGTGGCAGTAATCCTCACAAGTATAGTAAATTCGAGAACATATTATATCCGACTGATCTATCTTTGGAAGCGTTTTCTCCTTCATATTTGGACTCGAATTCGGCTAACTTACGTCCTAAAATCATTTCGCCGGACTCGCACTCGGAGATCGGATACAGGCAACTTTTGGATATCCCATTTTCCATTCCCGGGGGAATAGTAAATGGATCTCGGATTGTGGCAACTATGGTGGCTCCATCatttgctacacattcattTTCAATGAGTCAAAGACTATTGGTTCTTCGTGGTAAGGTTGTCACAATAGTGGGAAACTCCATGTTCCGAATCCGGGTGGCGACACCGGTTTCGGTTCATCTCGCTCCGACAGGATACTATCTTCTATTCGTGGTTCATGGAGATATTCCGAGTGAGGGAGTTTGGATCCATATCAAGTGA